The Maylandia zebra isolate NMK-2024a linkage group LG4, Mzebra_GT3a, whole genome shotgun sequence genome segment GTCCCTCTATGTCATTGTAAATGACGTCATCATGCTTTTCCTGACACGTCTGCACTACTTGCAGAACTTTTGCAAGGCGCCGGTCCAACGCGGACAGATGTGGTTCTGAGAGGAGAGGGGCCACTCGTGACAAAGGATCCTGAGTCAGCGATTCCCGCATGATGTCGCTCAGTCGGAAATCAGGAAGAGACAGCAGACGCAAGCGGAGGAAGGTGGAGCGACGGATCCTGTGGAGATAAGTCGTGTAAGGGGATCGAGAAGATtttggaaaaggaaaaaagaaactgggaaagaaatatatttaaactaaagcatgtaattttaaaatcttttaaccATATGCACCATATCGTTTCCACCTTTGGTCGTCTTttgataatttattaataaaaGAAGTAGTTTGATGCTATGTTGTGGGATCATGTAATATTATTTACACCTCTGCTGACTCAGGTACAAATCCTGTTCCCAAACAATATGTTGTTTTAACCTTTTAGCCGTGTTACACTGAGATTATGTAAATGTATTCTAACAAACTAGATAAAATGAACACTTGCTAATGTAATGTTAATTGCCCACTTACCATTTAATAGCTTGATTACCCATAGAGCTACAGCAGCTAACATTATTACTGTGGTCAAAGCAATCACATTAAAATTCCTTTATGAGTTTTTTGAATGTTGTTGTAGTATTTCTGTATAAAACAGCTTGGGAAATGCCATAAACAACTATGAGATTTTACCATGAATATCACATCTTAAAGGCCTTGTAGGAATTTAATACAAATATAGGGTGTACGTATGTTTGGCAGCTAAAGTCACAGCCATAACAGCAGACAAAGCCTCAGAAACAGAAGCTGCTGCTTTAAGCTCGCAGCCTCTGAGTGCTGTACACCTGCTTTCATTTCAAGGTGGGTCTCCAACATTAACAGCCCATAGTTTCATTACACAATACTCTTCCACTGCATGATATCTTGTGGCCAGAAAATACGTTTTAGCATAATCTCATCATGCCaaagtgacctttgacctctgcatTGTCATCTTCTTCTATTAAACATTCATGAGGCACATTTTGTGACGTTACAGGCTTGAAGAATTTCCTTAAGCTGAGGCGTAAAGGACATATTAGATTGATGAGAATTTGACGTATGAGAGGTTGACTCATAATAACTTTACCTTTGGGGACCAAAATCCAATCATGTCATCTTAAATTTGAAAATAGTCGCTCAAGCTGTTTCTGAGGTATCGAGATCATGAGAATGGTGTGATGTGAGGATAATATAAATCCATCAGGCAACAAGTGGCATTAGCTTAGTTGTTTTTAGATATCTTAATGCAGAAATGTTACTAATTTGATGCACTTCTTCGCTAGAGTTGAGAATTTCTATCACACCTTGTGGGTTTATACACATTTGAAAACTTGACACTGACTCTTTTCTTACACCTGTCCCCCCGTCCATCATTTTTCAGCGCACAGATCAGTAAGCACacatcttttttcttgttttacctGCAACACTGCCGCAATGGAGCTAGAATGGATGGCTCATCTTGAGAGTGACGCCCaaacctaaaaaaacaaaaaacaggatcAAAAACATTTAATGACGAAAAACTAACCTGACACCTGAGGAAGAAATCAAGTGTAACACGAGATAAGAAGGATCAAAGTTTTGGTACTCACGCCCGTCCATTATCAAGGTGCAGAAGAAAAGTGTTGTTGCCAAATTGCTCAAACGTCTCATAGTGATGTCTGTCCATGTTGCCTTCAGATGGAAAACAATCAAATATCATTTAAGGTTCATGACACTGTTAAAAATATTCTTTAAAAAGCTCTTAATGCAACTGTAGGGAGCATCACACTGCTACTTTACTGATTCAGTTTGTTAAAATTCcttaggaaaaaaagaaaataaggagCGTTATACAGATGAGTGACTCCTATCAACCAACAAACAAATGGGCCTAACTGACTCATGAGGAAGTCCAGGACAGCCATATCTATGAGATCCACCAGTCTGGTTCCTTGATTGTAAGGAGGTGTCTGCTTCACTGTATCACAGTAAGCTGGGTCTTTTTCCCACCTGGGAACAAAAGAACAGAGACACTCAGACAGACAAAGGAAAACAGATCATGGCCTCCCTGTTAACAGTTTTTATTGCTTCCCTTcacatttttctgcttttgggGTTCGAGTTAGTGCAGTTCACCTTTGCTGTCACCTCATTTTGTAGTTTAGGTTAACTCAGATGTTTGAATTCAAAACTTTATCATTAAAAAGAATGCAGATTCTGGATATAGTGCCTATTTGTTTTAAGATTGTTTACATCTTGCAAGTCTTTACAGATACCACTAGAGGGCGGCAAACACCCACGATTCTCTAAACGCTTTAGACCAGGAACGTCAAACTCGTTTAACATcatgggccacatacagcccactttgatcttaagtaaGCTGGACCAGTGAAACTCCCCAGTGCAAAGTAGcttaactgcacatttaatccctgagacatctcaatataagaaaaagaagtgcaatgTCTCAGTATTTCTAcgtgataaagaaatgctgctgctgccgttAATGAAAGAAACAAGTCAGCACAACTCTTTGGGCcgaaattgtaaaaaaaaaaaaaaaaagtgtaaaattcAACAACATTCTGGTAACTAATCGGccagactgtcctgtaattataaagtGGACAGATTTGTTAATTAACAGAAaatgtcaattttttttttacttttatttttgttttttaatgtggtTACATTGGGAAAAAAAATTCTATAGCAATAGTGAAAAAACAGTAACTTTCTTCTCATGTTTCTTAACTTTTTTATCTGTTACATTATTTTTGTAGTATGAGATGTTTATCAGCAGGACAAGCTATAAAATTTATGAAAATAccattaaaagtccaaaatgttTGCAGGGCCAGTTCTGGCCCAAGGGCCTTATGTTTCACACCCTTGGTCTAAATCTAGATCTTTATTTACACTCTATGCACACACTTATCAAAAGTTCCATCAGAGCTGCTTAATAGACAGTATTTTACTAATACCTAAAATACACGCAGGAACTGTTTCTATTATCTTGTACTGGCTGTATTAGATTGTAAGCAATATTACTACAGGGTTAGTAATCATCCTTCTATTGAGCTGGGGTTCAGATTGTTTAAAAGAAAGACACTGTGATCATTAGAAGTGACTCATTAACAAAGCATTCCAAtatttttacctttaaaaagaaaaaccattaacAGACGACATCCAACGAAACTCCTAGACTCCTAAAAGTCTTGTTTCAAAACAGGCCACTCAATATAATGTTatcagtccatccatccatccccatTTAAACAattcagggtcgtggggggACTGGATGCTAGCCCAGCTGCAATAAGGTGAGAGGTGGTGTACgcccacagagagacagacagcctTTCTCACATTCACAGCTATGGACAATTTacaatcaccaattaacctaatatCACTAAATATATAATTCCATTCAGGCAGTTTCCCACTCACAGTTAGGACGTTTCTAAACATGTACTCTGTTCAGTTGTATTACACTACATTCTGTATGTTAGTCAGACTGAGGTATGATCAGTGAACCCACTGTGCAAGCTTGGTGCGGCTGTAAGATCGCCTCCATGGGGACCTCCAGGACCTGCGAGGGGCAATGGTGAGGTCAGGCAGCATGGTAGCCAGGGAAACCTCCAGCATATGTGGCTGACCGCACACCGGGTGCTCCACTGAGCAGTAGTATTCACACTGCCCATAGAAACACACGTTCCCAGCTAGAGAGACAGccatacattaaaaataaagattttagcAGAATTCAGTCCAATAGTtcgtttttgttaaataaactgagtgctGGCGTGAGCCAACACTTACCCACATGCACCTGCACACATACCAGGGGAAGTGAAGAAGGTCTTAGACAGCCTGCGGTCGGTGGTAATCTCTTTGATCTCTGTGGTAACATTGATGAGCCGTCCAACCACTGGAGGGATTCTGTTAAAGCCCAGCAATCTGAGAAGGAGGAAGATACAGAGCGAGATGAAGAGATGGAGCGAGtacaaagaaaatacatttaaaaagggAACACAATGTGTCAACAAGAGCACAggaagtgttttctttttttaatctttatttgtgtgcagcattaACGTCCTGTTTACTGGAACACCATCATCATATTCACGCATTGCACTGTCACACCAGAAAGCTGCCCAGTGCTACGATCCTCTGACCTCCTGGAAACTCCACATGTACACCAGGATCAAGACCTTGCTCAAGGGCACGACAGCGGGGTTAGTAACCACAGAAGAAGTGCTGCTTTTTCTCTTTACTTATCCAGCAAAGTGCAAGAATGAAACACTTGGTCAGGTTTTATTCTTCAGCTACCACTGACTGCTATTAAAACCTTTTCACACTTCTACACTCTGCGACATCTTCATGAACAAAATACTCAAGTGCCTGAAGTGTCACCTGTTGTGCGCCTGCCCTCAAGGACGCCTGCTACCTGCCGATCGGATGTGTAATGACGCGTACCTGTCAAGGTGAAAGGCAGCGATCTCGGCGTTGTGTCTTTCAAAGTCAGAGAAGTAAAAGAGGTTTACATCAGTCTCTGCATGTCTGGTTTGCCTGTGCAACAAACAAAAGCGAGCACATAAACATGCTGCTGTAAGCGCATCTTGTCATTTACTAGTCAgcatcacaaaacacaacaggatGAATGTTTCTCAGATCGCTGCATTGCACCGGTGTCTTACTTCATGGGTTTGAGCAGAGCTTGTCCATAATTTGGGAACGATATGAGCAGTTTCAGTTGGGTGCCTCCTTTCTTTTGAACTAAAAGATACAAAGAGGGTAGATATCGGGAGCACAGCAATAATACAAAGGCACATCATTGCTTACACAAGCACTCTTTATCATATTGATCAGCCACTGATAAGAAACGCATCACAGAGATGCATACAATTTAGATTCACTGCAGTGCATTACATCAGTTCCTCCACATGGTGGCCTGTTTTATAGTCAGAGCACCAACTGCCACCTCCATTTTGAGCATTACTCCAACAAAACATGTATAAAATCGATTTATCTTAGTGCTGAGGCCCAATATTATGCATCATTATTTTTAATACTAATGCTTATGTTATTCTTGTAAAGCCTTTGCATATTTATGATACCTTAAAATATTCCCTGCTGCTTCTAAACAAGCAGATTAGAGTATCATTTACATGCTTTGCCAGTAACGTCACCCCGTTTTACCTTCACAGAGGTCTGCATCGGAcggtttagatttttttttctcccccattCTTTCATCCCATCAAACCTGACCCACTTTATCCACACTTCAGACAACTGGGCAATGTGAAGCATGTGTTTATTCTCTTTCAAGTGAACTAGTTCAAATCAAGGtttcagaaaaagaaacagctttTATTTGCTGCAGACCACGGCTCTGTGAGCAAATCCTGTAAATGAATAGAAAGAAATTGTTAATATAAACCAAGCTGTGCCACATTTTGATCCATAATTCGtatttctgattctgaataTGTACCCAAATTTACACAAGATATAGGTACATGCAGGAATGAGAGCTAAATGTGGGGGGAAAGGGATGACACAGTGAGAAAATTAGCCTGTAGCCGAGATTAGTGCTTAATCTGCACCATATAACACAAATCTCAATGCATTATTCATTCTGCAGCATGCTGAGCATGGGTTTGCCTGTCTAAGAGAACCAACCACAAAATGAACATGTAGACATAAGCATATGTTGATGCAAAGGAAGGTGCATGAATATTTTATGCTTATATTTTTTGCTTATGGATAGTACATCCAGTctttatgtaggcacttgtgcaTAGTGGTGGGCCAGCTTGCATGTGATTTTATAGCCTTGTTCGGTTATGCACCCTTTCCATTTGTCTAAGAGTTTCTCAACAGATATTAATAGTAGGTAGGATCTAAAAACATCTCTTTTAAAGTGGCACAAGTCTGAATGCCTGCAGTTACATTTATGGAGAAGCATGCGAGAGAATATAACAGTCTATGTCTCTCATGTACATGTGAGCTGCAcagtttgctgttttgtttttatgaatgtCTGAATATCTACATACTGTATCTCAATTCTGCTTCTCGTTTGTAATAAAATTAAGACAGTAATCCACAGTGCATTTTGCTATATGTGAGGCGGTGCATcatacagccacacacacacaaagatccGGTTGGTCCCTCCCAAGTTTAATGATGCTTGGTTTCATATTTGAACATGCTAGTCCCTTTTTAgcatcatttttcagcatgcagTGTATACCCCGCTAATGATATGAAAAAGGTTTTAATCCATTATCTGTTTTGGGTTTGATGTCTAAAGCCAATAAACAGCAAGTGAaattgaaaagaaaatacaCGAAGCATCAACAGGGAAACCACAGTTATATCGATAAAGGATTTTCAAGACTGATACTAAGACCAATATGTGGTGGCTTATAAATCTGATATATTCagtgatttattttactttcagacacacaaaacagaaaaaagatttCCCTAAATTAGTTTTTGTAGTCATGTATGAGTCCTTACTAAGACAATGGCAAAGCTGTTTGGAAATTGTCCAGTTTTATCATCTCAAGAAATAGTCGATTACTTGGCTGTAAAAGAGGTGTGTTTGGAGGAGTAAATTTGAGGCTTTCAAACATAAGGCCACTGTAGCAAttatcaagcatggtggtggtagcatcaagCTTTGGGGCATTTTAGTGGACAGAATCATGAAGGACTACCTCCAAAATCTTCAGCTTCAACTTAAATCAACGTCTGATGGTTGAAACTTGGACACAACTGGGTGTTCCAacatgacagtgatcccaaacacacatggaATGGCTTTCTTAAAGCCCTGATCTCAACTCTATTGAAAATTTGTGGACTATGTTTAAAAGCCTGGTCCATGCCAGGAAAccaaccaatttaaatgaaACCACCTCCACCAATCCTGCTGAGAAAGTGGTCAAATATCCAGCCAGATTTATGCCAGAAGTTTGTTGATCACTGACAAAAGCTTCTGGTTGAGGTACAAGTCAGGAAGGGACATTTAACCAAACAGTGAGGGTGTATACACAACTCCGAGCCTGTACTGCATGTATAATTTTATATTTGAAATCctaattaaattcaaattcttgttttttaaagttattaaagatgtatgctgtacaaaTATTAGACCCTGGAAAAAGAATAGTTGAAAGAAGTCATTAAAAACCCCAAATTACCATGACGTTTATGGTCATGTTGATTGGGTATAAACTTTTGACCATAATCTGTGGTGTATAGGAAACCTATACTGACAGGTTGAGATGTCTGAATATCTGAATAGCTTCTATACACTGGCCTTCTGTTTTTAATTCTACTTGCATGTTATTCCATAGTTTGTTTGTTCCAGAGCATGTATGCAGTTCTTCTGGGGGCTGTAAGAAATCTATATACCTTCACACATCCACCTTCCTCATCCTCTCACTTTGTGTCCACAAGGAGTTGTGAGTTATATAACAGTATACCTAATCCTCCTGGGTTTGCGCTTTCATTCTCTCTAAATGTGTTTTGTCGTTTTATTTGCATACATCAGTTTGTGCCTTTATCATCCCATATATGTGTCTTGTTTCCCCAAAGACAATGCTCACTGCTGTAAATATGAGCTTTGGCACACTTTATTCTATTCACTCAGTGAATACTCAGTCTTGCCTACGGCTCTCTTACAGATTAGCTTGTTTGTAATAACGGATCAGTTAAAATGAGAAAGCAGCAGGGTTGTGACTTTGTAGCTGCTAAGAGGAATCCAAATGAACATAAAGAAGAATTTACCACAAGTTCAAAACGCAAGGTAATGAAAAGCTCATTTTTTAAGTAAAGAAAACTTGCTGTATCAAACTATGCAGTCCTTAGAAGTCCCTCTTTTGGTCACCCTAAAAGCAGTACAGATTACAGACGGATGTTTTGGCAGAATATTTATGAAGGACTATGGCCTGAGCAGGTTTCCTAATTGACTGTCCTCATCGTGGCATTGCAAAACAACCTAAGTCTCATTTCAGGATGTAGTTTGTGGGAGTAGCAAGATAAAAAGGAGGTTCATTAAGAAAATTGTACCTGCCCCCCTTCCTCTGATTTTTCTGGCACATTCCCCAGGCCTTGTTCTTTCCTTCCAGTCTCTTTGGCCTTTTAACCCTGCCTGCCTCCCTTATGTGCTCACCTGAGCCAAGGATACGCTGTGTTGCCAAATAGTGAGTCAGCTGAGCTAGGTTGGGGTCTTTCCTGTTGTACAGCTCCCAGCGAGAGATGCCCAGGTGGAACCGCAGCCAGGGAGGGTGGGTCTCCACATCAGTTGTCCATGTGACTTTGTCATAGCCTTCCTCGTGACTGTTGCTTTGCCTTCAGGAGAGTATGTAGACATAATACTATAACACCTGCAGAACTGTTTAGTCATGAACAGAAATTCAGATATGAAACAAACTGCAgttttaaaataagttaaaagtCTAAACACACCAATTCTGTGGAAAGTTGAGCAACAcagtgatataaaaaaaaagagcttccATTGCATAATATTCATTTGGCAGCATGAAGTGACACAAGCCTCATGGCGAGGAAATAATGGGATGCTGCATTCCTTTAATAGTTATTTCTAAGCATGAAAGTGTGTTTCAAAAGTAATTTGTTGTATAGTCTATTCCAATTTAAAGACAGTCATGTTTCTGTGGCAGAGTGAAACTATATACCCACGGTATGCTAACATGCTTATAGAACAAAATCATGTGAAATAGAAAAGTACATCCTCTTTCAATTctaaggttttacatatcaggatTTATTGAATAAACATGAATTCCTTACCAGGTTCTACAACTATTTAAACTTGACATTAACAACAACATCATGCGACacaccataggtgtcaaactctggcccgcgggccaaatttggcccgcagcctaattacatttggcccgcgaagccataccaaattattattagagctggcctactggtattatacagctaatatatatattgtttagtattaagctttgcttgttccatattcagtttttcagcaaaacttgtttgagtccataagaaaagattcattcttatatctagaggaagattttttttccaataaatattaatgttagcccgtgactttgttccagttttgaattttggcccactgtgtatttgagtttgacacccctgcattAAACCATGTGATTATTCATTAACAGCCTCGAGAATCACCTTCAGCTGTAATAACTTTAAGTAAtttgtgcttgggatcattgtcctgttgcatgacccagttttagccaagctttagctgttggacagataaCCTGATGTTTGACTcttgaatactttggtatacagaaggGTTCATGATCAAAACagactgcaaaacaagcccagaaTTATCACCCCTCCatcaccatgcttgacagttggtatgaggagTTTATGCTGATatgttgtgtttggttttctccaaacaTGGTGTTGTGCATTATAGCCAAACATCTCCTCTTGTGTCTGTCCAAAGGatgttgttccagaagtcttgcaGTTAGTTCAGCTataactttgcaaacctaagctgtgctgcatGGTAATCCTTTCAAAGAAGATATTCTTGTTCACTCTTTTTCTCATCATGACCTTTAACATTTAATAGCTAACTGATGCTTGTAGAGGCTTATATTGTCAAGACGTTTGTCAATTAACAAGATtgttttgaatgttttccacttgtgaataatctttctcgCTGTAGAATAATGGACAGCAAAGTGGTTGGAAGTACCCAGCATTACAACCTTTCCTACATTGATGTTTTGCGTCAGACCTGCAAACCTCTGCATTTATAGAGGCGCCTCAACTTGCTGATGACCAGTTAATAAAATGCATTTGATGGTAGAGGATAAGTAGCAGCACCGGGCTGCTATTTACCCTCTTAATTCTTAAAGTAGCAGCAAgtgtaaattaatttttttgttaaaaaataatgacATGGTGTCATATGTGGCATGGTGTTTGAGGTTGTATTTACTGCATTTTAAGCTCACTAAGAACCAGATTATTTTTATGGTGTCCTGTGTGTAAAACCTTAGAACTGAAAGAAAATGTACTTTCTATTTCACAtgattttaaaacattaattGTTTACTTTTAATCAGTTTGTATTAGCAGTTTAGTTTTGACTATCTAGCTAGAAAAACAgaatattgttttttaatttagtttacaAAATTTACAGATCTACAAAAATCTAATTTACTATCAAATCGTCATTTTACACTAAAGACATGCACGGTGTCGCTAGCTGGTGAGCATAAAGGTCTGCTGGATGGGACTAATATTTCATAGCTACATCAGTAaagaaagtaaagtaaagtaaccTTTGAATGTTACCAAATGAAAAGCGGGCTACTGTAATTAGGGCAGCTTAAAGAAGAGCTAATCTTTTAGAAACCAGTGTTAATTATTCTAGGGGAGCTTCACAATGATGCAGAACGTAGGGCAGGTTATTTTCAAAGCCCTTCATGTTTCTATGTTATTAAAGTGTTTTTGACATCTTTTTTACTCACCACTCACTATCATCAGGGAAGATGTCTTCGTTCTCTTCTTCGTGACTTTCTGTATCCtttgcatcttcttctgttttcagcCTCATTAGCCAATCATCTTGCTGCAGCTCTGGCTGTGGCAGATTGTAAAGCGGATGCTTGAACAGTGCCCCAAGCTTAGAAGGACCATCGACTTTCTGAATTATTTTTCCAACTCCAATCAGTTTCTTTGACTTCTCAGCGACCTCATTTAATGCGCCTCGGACTTTATGGTGTAACATGTTTGCAGTCGGTTTGTGACGCACTTCATCATGGGGGCGCCTCTGCAGTTTGTTTGAGGAGGCAGCATCAGAAGCAGGAGACTGGGAGACAGACTCGTGATGTTGAGTATCTGTTCTGGgaatggaggaggaagaggaagaagtggGAAAAACACAGGCAGTCTGGAGGACTGAAAGGCAAAAAAATGCCAGAAGGACATGGAGACTGAGGGACAGACAAGCCAGTCCCAGATAGATGGAGCGAGTGGACTGACCCAGGTTCCGTCTAACCATGCTGGAAgataaaaggataaaacagaccAAGGAGGCCTGTCAGCATTTCAGACTTGCACATGATAAAATATTTCCTACATATTGCATAATACACAGACACCCAGATAAACAGCAGCATGTATTTCATGCTTACTTGTAAAAACAGACCTGCCATATACCAGATTTCATGGTAACATGCTGTAATGCAGCTGGACTAGGCAAACTGCCAGTGCTTGCAACatctgtgtgctgctttgtttggtAGGTATGAGATTTACAACTCAAAACAAAATGACAGCCTTGTGGTCCGTGTAGCAAGAGGGAAAGTTGGGTGATCATCATcttcattaaaatctgtcatTTTGGAGCCACGAGGATGGTAAAATCCCAGCGGAATTGGGAAAATGTGATAGTTCCTCTAACCATCTGCTGTCAGTGCTTAATATGAGAGCCGCGTTAAAAGTCATTAAGCTCACTGAACGTCTGCGTGGTTGCTTCCAAATATGGCAAACTGACACCATTCAAAGTGTAGTAAATGTTTTTACAGCATCATGATCCGATACACTGCACATggacatttaaagaaaataaaagaattatAATCATAATGTCTCGAATTGTAAAAGGTTTCAACATGCTTTATTTATGACTTTTGCTTCTttcatattaaacatgataCTTGCTTCATTTGTGGTAGATTCATATATTTATGCAGTATAAGAGTAAAGTAAAAGACAAATACACTCACTGGACACTATATTAGGTAACGGGTTGAGTCTCCTTTTGCATTCAGAACTACTTTAACTCTTCATTTCaacaagatgctggaaacactactcagagattttggtccatattaacATGGCAGAATCACAGAGATGCTGCAGATCGTAATCTCCAGTTTCACCAAATCCCAAAGGTTCTCTattagattgagatctggtgactgtggaggccacttgagtacagtgaactcaatgCCATGgccaagaaaccagtttgaaagGATATGAGatatggtgtgttatcctgctggaagcagccaacAGAAGATGAGTAAACTGTACTTATAaaaggatggacatggtcagcaacaacactgAGGTAGGCTGTGAGATTTAAACTATGCTCAGCTGGTGTGAAGGAGCTCTAAGTGTGCCAACAAAATGTCTTCCAaaaccattacaccaccaccaccctgaACCATTGGtagaaggcaggatggatccatgattTCATGCTGTTAATATCAAATTCTGACCCCACCATCCATTCAAtgaatattttcagttttttagaCCATACTTTGTAAACACGACAGATGGTCATGTAGGTAAATCCCAGTacacagcagtttctgaaatactcagaccttcctgtctgacaccaacaaacatgccacgttcaaagttacttaaatgACCTTTctcccccattctgatgctcagtcaGAACTccagcaggttgtcttgaccGTGTCTAAATGCCTAAATGtgctgagttgctgccatgtgattggttgCATTTCCAAGCAGCtgaaacaggtgtacctaacaaagcaGTTAGTGACTGTAAGTCATATAAAATGTAGAAACCAAAAGTATTTACtaagtttgttcttttttt includes the following:
- the LOC101479747 gene encoding extracellular serine/threonine protein kinase FAM20C-like, with amino-acid sequence MVRRNLGQSTRSIYLGLACLSLSLHVLLAFFCLSVLQTACVFPTSSSSSSIPRTDTQHHESVSQSPASDAASSNKLQRRPHDEVRHKPTANMLHHKVRGALNEVAEKSKKLIGVGKIIQKVDGPSKLGALFKHPLYNLPQPELQQDDWLMRLKTEEDAKDTESHEEENEDIFPDDSEWQSNSHEEGYDKVTWTTDVETHPPWLRFHLGISRWELYNRKDPNLAQLTHYLATQRILGSVQKKGGTQLKLLISFPNYGQALLKPMKQTRHAETDVNLFYFSDFERHNAEIAAFHLDRLLGFNRIPPVVGRLINVTTEIKEITTDRRLSKTFFTSPAGNVCFYGQCEYYCSVEHPVCGQPHMLEVSLATMLPDLTIAPRRSWRSPWRRSYSRTKLAQWEKDPAYCDTVKQTPPYNQGTRLVDLIDMAVLDFLMSNMDRHHYETFEQFGNNTFLLHLDNGRAFGRHSQDEPSILAPLRQCCRIRRSTFLRLRLLSLPDFRLSDIMRESLTQDPLSRVAPLLSEPHLSALDRRLAKVLQVVQTCQEKHDDVIYNDIEGHDQGPRSAVTA